The following are encoded together in the Rhizobium sp. SSA_523 genome:
- a CDS encoding S10 family peptidase, which translates to MRSTLVSALLVCSAALPSSVFIPVVGPAWSQEQDEAAEAGKDKSSSAGGLLAMLPADSETKHVLQTDEGPLPYTATAGTLELRGADGQVSAKIFYTAYRQTDAKPDRPVTFVFNGGPGAASAYLHMGLVGPKILPFSGSNGDGSQPVLQDNRESWLAFTDLVLIDPVGTGWSRAATEDGAKRYFSVRQDAESLAKAISLYVQKNDRLASPKYLLGESYGGFRAAKVAQSLKKSQSLIVSGIVMVSPLMEGRFVFGAGDDPLAAALQFPSLAAAHLERQGQFDPERLALADTFAMTDYLTSLAGPWPEGAAAEAFYQRIADFTGLPKDVVAKTRGFVGEIYAKQAAGAGKILSPYDAGVAVQDAYPEASYGRNDDPILDGYTRAYGAGFAAYARQDLGFKTEMTYSLLNEDVNRRWEWNDGRSGDSRVTASVETDLRDLLSTIPSFRLMVAHGYSDILTAYGASRYVLDHLPPDLARQRTQLKLYRGGHMFYTRDDDRRLMFNDARAFYGQSGTTPLKP; encoded by the coding sequence ATGCGTTCGACACTGGTTTCGGCCCTGCTGGTATGTTCGGCGGCTTTGCCTTCTTCGGTATTCATTCCTGTGGTGGGTCCTGCCTGGAGCCAGGAGCAGGATGAAGCGGCAGAGGCCGGAAAGGACAAGTCCTCTTCGGCAGGCGGCCTGCTTGCCATGCTTCCTGCCGATTCAGAAACCAAGCATGTGCTGCAAACGGATGAGGGCCCCCTGCCCTATACCGCGACGGCGGGAACGCTTGAACTGCGCGGGGCCGACGGCCAGGTCTCGGCCAAGATCTTCTACACTGCCTATCGTCAAACCGATGCAAAACCCGATCGACCCGTGACCTTCGTTTTCAATGGCGGCCCGGGGGCTGCCTCCGCCTATCTCCACATGGGTCTCGTCGGACCGAAAATCCTGCCCTTCTCCGGTTCCAATGGAGATGGCAGCCAGCCCGTTCTGCAGGATAACCGCGAGAGCTGGCTTGCTTTCACCGATCTGGTGCTGATCGATCCGGTGGGAACGGGCTGGAGCCGTGCTGCGACGGAAGACGGGGCAAAACGCTACTTCTCGGTGCGGCAGGATGCTGAGAGCCTTGCCAAGGCAATCTCCCTGTATGTGCAGAAGAACGACCGGCTGGCCTCGCCGAAATACCTCCTTGGCGAGAGCTATGGGGGGTTCCGCGCCGCCAAGGTGGCGCAGTCCTTGAAGAAATCGCAGAGCCTCATCGTCTCGGGCATTGTCATGGTCTCCCCCCTGATGGAGGGCCGCTTCGTTTTCGGAGCGGGAGATGACCCGCTGGCGGCAGCCTTGCAGTTTCCGTCTCTGGCAGCTGCGCACTTGGAGCGGCAGGGCCAATTCGATCCGGAACGTCTCGCGCTTGCCGACACGTTCGCGATGACGGATTACCTGACAAGCCTTGCCGGTCCGTGGCCGGAGGGTGCCGCTGCCGAGGCTTTCTACCAGCGCATTGCCGATTTCACCGGCCTGCCGAAGGATGTGGTGGCGAAGACGCGCGGCTTCGTGGGAGAGATCTATGCCAAGCAGGCCGCGGGTGCCGGCAAGATCCTCAGTCCCTATGATGCGGGAGTGGCGGTGCAGGATGCCTATCCAGAGGCGAGCTATGGCCGCAATGACGACCCGATCCTCGATGGTTATACGCGTGCCTATGGTGCCGGCTTCGCGGCCTATGCGAGGCAGGACCTCGGCTTCAAGACCGAGATGACCTATTCGCTGCTGAACGAGGACGTCAACCGCCGCTGGGAGTGGAATGATGGTCGCAGCGGCGATAGCCGAGTGACGGCGAGTGTGGAGACCGATCTGCGCGACCTTTTATCGACGATCCCCTCCTTCAGGCTGATGGTCGCGCATGGATATAGCGACATCCTCACCGCCTATGGCGCAAGCCGCTATGTCCTGGATCATTTGCCGCCGGACCTGGCGAGACAGCGCACGCAACTCAAGCTCTATCGCGGGGGTCACATGTTCTATACCAGGGACGATGATCGACGGCTTATGTTCAACGATGCGCGTGCCTTTTACGGCCAAAGCGGGACAACACCCCTCAAGCCTTGA
- a CDS encoding Gfo/Idh/MocA family protein gives MNTMVMKSDLQTETRPIRLGFLGVGWIGRNRMQAVLDTGVAQAVAIADPNPAMLEEACRLAPQARVVDGLDAMLREDLDGVVIATPNARHAAESIRVLESGRAVFCQKPLGRTEQEVQAVVDAARSADRLLAVDLSYRFTEGMQKIRDLIRSGALGSIYAADLTFHNAYGPDKPWFYEKSLSGGGCVIDLGVHLVDAALWSLGFPAASAVSSRLMSGGQAISGDSDKIEDYAVATIDLESGATVRLACSWRLPAGQDAVISAAFYGTEGGAQLTNINGSFYDFRAEHLKGTTREELAGPPDAWGGRAAADWARRLSQGATYDAEADRLVDVANVLDRIYGRGLGV, from the coding sequence ATGAACACGATGGTGATGAAAAGCGACTTGCAGACAGAGACCCGCCCGATCCGCCTCGGTTTCCTTGGGGTCGGCTGGATCGGCCGTAACCGGATGCAGGCAGTCCTCGACACCGGGGTTGCGCAGGCGGTGGCGATTGCCGATCCCAACCCTGCCATGCTGGAAGAAGCCTGCCGGCTTGCGCCGCAAGCGCGGGTGGTGGACGGGCTTGACGCCATGCTGCGGGAAGATCTCGATGGCGTTGTGATCGCCACGCCGAATGCCCGGCATGCGGCTGAATCCATTCGCGTGCTGGAAAGCGGGCGCGCCGTCTTCTGCCAGAAGCCGCTCGGCCGGACCGAGCAGGAGGTTCAGGCCGTGGTGGATGCCGCGCGCTCTGCGGATCGCCTGCTGGCTGTCGATCTCTCCTACCGTTTCACCGAGGGAATGCAGAAGATCAGGGACCTGATCCGCTCCGGCGCACTCGGATCGATCTATGCGGCGGACCTGACGTTTCACAATGCCTATGGTCCGGACAAGCCGTGGTTTTACGAGAAGTCGCTGTCGGGCGGCGGCTGCGTGATCGATCTTGGCGTGCATCTCGTCGATGCGGCGCTGTGGTCGCTCGGTTTTCCGGCGGCATCGGCCGTTTCCAGCCGCCTGATGAGCGGCGGGCAGGCGATCAGCGGAGACAGCGACAAGATTGAAGACTATGCGGTGGCAACGATCGATCTGGAAAGCGGAGCAACCGTCCGGCTCGCCTGCTCCTGGCGTCTTCCGGCCGGTCAGGACGCGGTGATCTCTGCCGCCTTCTACGGGACGGAGGGCGGTGCCCAACTGACCAATATCAACGGTTCCTTCTATGATTTCCGTGCGGAGCATCTGAAGGGGACGACACGGGAGGAACTGGCGGGGCCGCCTGATGCATGGGGCGGACGCGCCGCAGCGGACTGGGCGCGCCGGCTATCGCAAGGTGCGACCTATGATGCGGAGGCCGACCGGCTGGTGGATGTGGCAAATGTGCTTGACCGGATCTACGGGCGGGGGCTCGGCGTCTAG
- a CDS encoding zinc-binding dehydrogenase, with protein MDTLSRRTKTMAAAVVTGPGTIEVRQTELPHPGKGQVRIRLEGSGVCASNLTPWSGPEWMTFPTEPGGLGHEGWGVIDAVGEDVQGFAPGERVAALSYHAYAEHDLADVSAVVKLPPALDGVPFPAEPLGCAMNIFRRAEIKPGQVVAIIGIGFLGALLTQLASRAGASVIAISRRPFSLDVARRMGAAEVIEMDDHWQIIEKVKALTQGRFCDRVIEAVGKQWPLDLAAELTCERGRLIVAGYHQDGPRQINMQLWNWRGIDVINAHERDPAVYLQGMREAVDGVVAGRLDPSSLYTHRYPLERLDEALDATRDRPDGFLKALVTYA; from the coding sequence ATGGACACGCTCTCGCGAAGAACCAAGACCATGGCTGCGGCTGTCGTGACAGGGCCGGGCACGATCGAGGTGCGGCAGACCGAGCTTCCGCATCCCGGCAAGGGACAGGTAAGGATCCGGCTGGAAGGTTCGGGTGTCTGCGCCTCCAATCTCACGCCCTGGTCGGGTCCGGAATGGATGACGTTTCCGACCGAGCCCGGCGGGCTGGGTCATGAGGGATGGGGCGTGATCGACGCTGTCGGCGAGGATGTCCAGGGCTTTGCGCCCGGCGAGCGCGTAGCCGCGCTGAGCTACCACGCCTATGCGGAGCATGATCTTGCCGATGTCTCGGCCGTCGTGAAGCTGCCGCCGGCTCTGGATGGCGTGCCGTTTCCGGCGGAGCCCCTGGGCTGCGCGATGAATATCTTCCGTCGCGCGGAGATAAAGCCTGGACAGGTTGTGGCGATCATCGGGATCGGCTTCCTCGGCGCGCTTCTGACGCAGCTTGCCTCCCGTGCCGGCGCCTCCGTCATCGCCATTTCGCGTCGGCCCTTTTCCCTCGACGTGGCGCGACGCATGGGAGCGGCCGAGGTCATCGAGATGGACGATCACTGGCAGATCATCGAGAAGGTCAAGGCACTGACGCAGGGCCGGTTCTGCGACCGTGTCATCGAGGCCGTGGGCAAGCAGTGGCCGCTGGATCTCGCTGCCGAGCTTACATGCGAGAGGGGCCGGCTGATCGTCGCCGGCTATCATCAGGATGGTCCGCGGCAGATCAATATGCAGCTGTGGAACTGGCGCGGCATAGATGTCATCAACGCGCATGAGCGCGATCCGGCCGTTTACCTTCAGGGCATGCGCGAAGCCGTGGACGGCGTGGTGGCCGGGCGGCTCGATCCGTCGAGCCTCTATACGCATCGCTATCCGCTCGAAAGGCTGGATGAGGCCCTGGACGCCACGCGCGACCGGCCGGATGGTTTTCTCAAGGCACTGGTGACATACGCATGA
- the pcaF gene encoding 3-oxoadipyl-CoA thiolase encodes MTDAFICDYIRTPIGRFGGSLSSVRADDLGAIPLKALMERNGGVDWDAVDDVILGCANQAGEDNRNVARMAALLAGLPVLATGTTMNRLCGSGMDAVITAARAIKAGELDLMIAGGVESMSRAPFVLPKAETAFSRHAEIHDTTIGWRFINPLMDSRYGTDSMPETGDNVAIQYKVSREDQDAFALRSQEKAATAQGNGRLAKEITPVSIPQRKGDPLLVDRDEHPRATTLEALAKLRPLNKMSGATVTAGNASGVNDGAAALIIASEASAAKHGLRPIARILGGATAGVEPRIMGIGPAPASQRLLSRLRLTADQLDVIELNEAFASQGIATLRELGIADDDARVNRNGGAIALGHPLGMSGARIAGTAALELAESGGRYALATMCIGVGQGIAIALERV; translated from the coding sequence ATGACTGACGCTTTTATCTGCGACTATATCCGCACGCCCATCGGCCGCTTCGGCGGCTCCCTATCCTCCGTCCGCGCCGATGATCTGGGGGCCATACCGCTCAAGGCCTTGATGGAGCGCAATGGCGGCGTCGACTGGGATGCCGTCGATGACGTGATCCTCGGATGTGCCAACCAGGCTGGCGAAGACAATCGCAATGTCGCGCGCATGGCAGCCCTTCTCGCGGGCCTTCCGGTGCTTGCCACCGGCACCACGATGAACAGGTTGTGCGGCTCCGGAATGGATGCCGTGATCACCGCTGCCCGCGCCATCAAGGCCGGCGAGCTCGACCTGATGATCGCCGGTGGCGTAGAAAGCATGAGCCGCGCGCCCTTCGTACTGCCGAAGGCCGAGACGGCCTTTTCGCGTCATGCGGAAATCCATGATACCACGATCGGCTGGCGCTTCATCAACCCGCTGATGGATTCGCGCTACGGCACCGATTCCATGCCCGAGACCGGCGATAATGTGGCGATCCAGTATAAGGTCTCCCGCGAAGATCAGGATGCTTTCGCACTCCGCAGCCAGGAAAAGGCCGCCACTGCGCAGGGGAACGGCCGTCTCGCGAAGGAGATTACCCCGGTCAGCATTCCACAGCGCAAGGGCGATCCTCTGCTTGTCGATCGGGATGAACATCCACGGGCAACCACGCTGGAGGCGCTAGCCAAGCTGCGCCCGCTCAACAAGATGTCCGGAGCCACAGTGACGGCCGGAAACGCCTCGGGTGTCAATGATGGTGCCGCCGCCCTGATCATCGCTTCCGAAGCTTCGGCGGCCAAACATGGCCTGCGGCCGATCGCCCGCATCCTCGGCGGTGCCACTGCCGGCGTGGAGCCGCGGATCATGGGCATTGGCCCGGCACCGGCGTCACAGCGGCTGTTGTCCCGCCTCAGGCTGACCGCAGACCAGCTCGATGTCATCGAACTGAACGAAGCCTTTGCGTCGCAGGGCATCGCGACGTTGAGGGAACTCGGCATCGCCGACGATGATGCCCGCGTGAACCGCAATGGCGGCGCGATCGCGCTCGGTCACCCTCTGGGCATGTCGGGTGCACGCATCGCCGGCACGGCGGCACTCGAACTTGCCGAAAGCGGCGGCCGTTACGCCCTCGCCACCATGTGCATCGGGGTCGGGCAGGGGATCGCCATCGCGCTCGAGCGGGTCTAG
- a CDS encoding 3-oxoacid CoA-transferase subunit A: MDKTIGSLAEAVAAIPDGATIMIGGFGGSGAPIELIHAIIDRGVKDLTVINNNAGNGRIGIAAMIDAGLVRKMICSFPRSSDPRAFTERYLAGEIELELVPQGTLAERIRAGGAGIPAFFTPTGYGTELAEGKPVAEFDGRHYVQERWLKADFAIVKAQLGDPYGNLTYNKAGRNFNPLMCMAARTTIAQVSKIVPAGGIDPEHVVTPGIFVKTLVEVSQPQQEEELIRAGVAYS, from the coding sequence ATGGACAAGACAATCGGCAGCCTGGCAGAGGCCGTGGCAGCCATTCCGGATGGTGCGACGATCATGATCGGCGGCTTCGGGGGGTCTGGCGCACCCATCGAACTCATCCACGCCATCATCGACAGAGGCGTCAAGGATCTTACGGTCATCAACAACAATGCCGGCAATGGACGGATCGGCATTGCAGCAATGATCGACGCCGGACTGGTGCGGAAGATGATTTGTTCATTTCCCCGGTCGTCCGACCCGCGCGCCTTCACCGAGCGCTATCTGGCTGGAGAAATCGAACTGGAGCTGGTGCCACAGGGCACGCTTGCCGAGCGCATCCGCGCCGGCGGCGCCGGCATACCGGCCTTCTTCACCCCAACCGGCTACGGCACCGAATTGGCTGAAGGGAAACCCGTCGCCGAGTTCGATGGTCGCCATTATGTCCAGGAGCGCTGGCTGAAGGCCGATTTCGCCATTGTCAAAGCGCAGCTGGGCGACCCCTATGGCAACCTGACCTACAATAAAGCCGGGCGCAATTTTAACCCGCTGATGTGCATGGCCGCGCGCACCACCATTGCCCAGGTCTCGAAGATCGTTCCGGCGGGCGGCATCGATCCCGAGCATGTCGTCACCCCCGGCATCTTCGTGAAGACGCTGGTCGAGGTGTCGCAGCCACAGCAGGAAGAAGAACTCATTCGAGCCGGAGTAGCCTATTCATGA
- a CDS encoding NAD-dependent epimerase/dehydratase family protein, with the protein MMETSSPQSSPAFGFVEWFRPGEYERTERLLPDIVKSGASYLRTHLSWAEYLAPGGEAWFDWLIPKLGREIDLLPCIHYTPPSLSRTGRSSGAPVVLKDYADFVDHVLTRYGQHFEHIELWNEPNNLLDWDWREDADFSLFCEMVGGAAYWARERGWKPVLGGPCPFDPMWLNLMGDRGVLGVVDAVGFHGFPGTWDSEEGSWGGWDMHLGEMRQVIDRHNPKAEIWITETGYSTWRNDEMEQARRFMKALQVPADRLYWYSFADVPPDVAVQEGLWFDPRHYHLGAVTHENQPKLLARLLMEGGLPRLRAVTELAVPNITTGAAPVVITGGSGFIGSNLAESFLAEGEDVMILDNLARPGVDQNLEWLRERHGRRVHPVLADVRDLRGIEGAFKDAKAVFHLAAQTAVTTSLVSPIDDFEANARGTINVLEAVRRAGHRSPVIFASTNKVYGALDDLEMLDEGDRYRPADPLVHKRGIGESRPLDFCTPYGCSKGVADQYVLDYAKSFDIPTAVLRMSCIYGPRQFGTEDQGWVAHFLIRALAGEPISIYGDGKQVRDILHVDDAVAAYRGVLAGIGKIRGEVFNLGGGPQNSVSILSVLAEIERLTARPLQTSFGDWRAGDQFYFVADTGKLQERLGWRARIRWQSGLSHLAEWLADHRFGGRQVLQQAVRVTA; encoded by the coding sequence ATGATGGAAACGTCCTCCCCGCAGTCCAGCCCCGCCTTCGGCTTTGTGGAATGGTTTCGCCCAGGTGAATATGAACGGACGGAACGCCTGCTTCCCGACATCGTCAAGAGCGGCGCCTCCTACCTGCGAACCCACCTCTCCTGGGCGGAATATCTGGCACCTGGCGGCGAGGCGTGGTTCGATTGGCTGATACCGAAGCTCGGGCGCGAGATCGATCTCCTGCCCTGCATCCACTACACCCCGCCCTCGCTCTCGCGCACGGGACGCTCCAGCGGAGCGCCGGTGGTGCTGAAGGATTACGCCGATTTCGTCGATCATGTGCTGACGCGCTATGGGCAGCATTTCGAGCACATCGAATTGTGGAACGAGCCCAACAATCTCCTCGACTGGGACTGGCGCGAAGATGCCGATTTTTCGCTCTTTTGCGAAATGGTGGGTGGCGCCGCCTATTGGGCGCGCGAACGCGGCTGGAAGCCGGTTCTCGGTGGTCCTTGCCCTTTCGACCCGATGTGGCTCAACCTGATGGGCGACCGGGGTGTTCTCGGCGTGGTCGATGCTGTCGGCTTCCACGGCTTTCCCGGCACCTGGGATAGCGAGGAGGGCAGCTGGGGCGGCTGGGACATGCATCTGGGCGAGATGCGACAGGTCATAGACCGACACAATCCGAAGGCCGAGATCTGGATTACGGAAACTGGCTATTCCACCTGGCGCAACGACGAGATGGAGCAGGCCAGACGCTTCATGAAGGCCCTGCAGGTTCCTGCGGATCGTCTTTATTGGTATTCCTTTGCCGATGTCCCGCCGGATGTTGCGGTTCAGGAGGGCCTCTGGTTCGATCCGCGGCATTACCATCTCGGCGCCGTCACGCACGAGAACCAGCCGAAACTTCTCGCGCGGCTCCTGATGGAGGGCGGGCTGCCCCGCCTGCGGGCGGTCACGGAGCTTGCAGTTCCCAATATCACCACAGGCGCGGCGCCGGTCGTCATCACCGGCGGCAGCGGCTTTATCGGATCCAACCTGGCGGAGAGCTTCCTGGCGGAAGGCGAGGACGTCATGATCCTGGACAATCTGGCACGGCCGGGCGTCGATCAGAACCTGGAATGGCTGCGGGAGCGGCATGGGCGCCGGGTTCATCCGGTCCTTGCCGATGTCCGTGATCTGCGCGGCATAGAAGGCGCCTTCAAAGATGCCAAGGCCGTTTTCCACCTCGCCGCCCAGACTGCGGTCACGACCAGCCTCGTATCGCCCATAGATGATTTCGAGGCCAATGCGCGCGGCACCATCAATGTGCTGGAAGCCGTCCGCCGGGCGGGACACCGGTCGCCGGTGATCTTTGCCAGCACCAACAAGGTCTATGGCGCGCTCGACGATCTGGAAATGCTGGACGAGGGCGACCGCTACCGACCTGCCGATCCGCTCGTCCACAAGCGCGGCATTGGCGAGAGCAGGCCGCTGGATTTCTGCACCCCCTACGGATGTTCCAAAGGCGTTGCGGACCAGTATGTCCTCGACTACGCCAAGTCCTTCGATATCCCGACGGCCGTCCTGCGCATGAGCTGTATCTACGGTCCCCGCCAGTTCGGCACCGAGGACCAGGGCTGGGTCGCGCATTTCCTGATCCGCGCCCTCGCCGGGGAGCCGATCTCCATCTACGGCGACGGCAAGCAGGTTCGCGACATCCTGCATGTCGACGATGCCGTGGCCGCCTATCGCGGCGTGCTGGCCGGTATCGGCAAGATACGCGGCGAGGTGTTCAATCTGGGCGGCGGGCCGCAGAATTCCGTCAGCATCCTCTCCGTTCTCGCCGAGATCGAGCGGCTGACGGCGCGGCCGCTGCAGACCTCCTTCGGCGATTGGCGTGCCGGCGATCAGTTCTACTTCGTCGCCGATACGGGCAAGTTGCAGGAACGGCTCGGCTGGCGTGCACGGATCCGCTGGCAGAGCGGCCTCTCGCATCTGGCCGAATGGCTGGCCGATCATCGCTTTGGCGGCCGCCAGGTGCTCCAGCAAGCGGTGAGGGTCACGGCATGA
- a CDS encoding 3-oxoacid CoA-transferase subunit B yields MTVDLHDAIKLSNAQIAWRAAQDIEDGAYVNLGIGFPEMVARFQPPGRQAIFHTENGILNFGEAPPAGEEDWDLINAGKKAVTLKPGAAFFHHADSFAMVRGGHLDVAILGAYQVAQTGDLANWRVGSKGVPAVGGAMDLVHGAKQVFVITEHVTKDGKPKLVDACTFPLTGIACITRVYTSHAVIDIKDRHFVVREKRPEMTLEALQAMTGAPLHTDGPIADLIVPEV; encoded by the coding sequence ATGACCGTCGACCTGCATGACGCAATCAAATTGTCGAATGCCCAGATCGCTTGGCGCGCCGCCCAGGACATCGAGGATGGCGCCTATGTCAATCTCGGCATCGGCTTTCCGGAAATGGTGGCACGCTTCCAGCCACCCGGCCGTCAGGCGATCTTCCATACCGAAAACGGCATCCTGAACTTCGGTGAGGCCCCGCCGGCCGGCGAGGAGGATTGGGATCTCATCAATGCCGGCAAGAAAGCAGTGACGCTGAAGCCGGGCGCGGCCTTCTTCCATCACGCGGACAGTTTTGCCATGGTTCGGGGAGGGCATCTGGATGTGGCCATCCTCGGCGCCTATCAGGTGGCGCAAACCGGCGATCTCGCCAATTGGCGCGTCGGATCGAAGGGCGTGCCGGCAGTGGGCGGCGCCATGGATCTGGTGCATGGCGCCAAGCAGGTCTTCGTCATCACGGAGCATGTGACCAAGGACGGGAAGCCGAAACTCGTCGATGCCTGCACATTCCCGCTGACCGGTATCGCCTGCATTACGCGTGTCTATACCAGCCATGCCGTGATCGATATCAAGGACCGGCATTTTGTCGTCCGCGAGAAGCGGCCGGAGATGACCCTTGAGGCATTGCAGGCTATGACCGGTGCGCCCTTGCATACGGATGGCCCCATCGCCGACCTGATCGTGCCCGAGGTTTGA
- a CDS encoding NAD(P)-dependent oxidoreductase — translation MSKKVLITGGCGFIGRYVTEELRAGGYQVRILDALIDQVHGDAEAAIPADVEFIRGDVCDKDKVQEALRDVDLVVHLAAEVGVGQSMYEIARYVGGNDLGTAVLLEAMIGLPVKRIVVASSMSVYGEGLYVDEAGRRFGQVRRKASQIKAGEWEARGPNGEHLTPAPTDEEKPVDLASIYALTKYAQERAVLIYGEAYGVDATALRLFNVFGPGQALSNPYTGVLANFASRIANGQPPMIFEDGQQRRDFVHVRDVARAFRLALEKPRASGHVINVGSGQSYSVADVASMLAEAMNAPHLQPDIMNKARSGDIRNCFSDISKARELLGFEPQHRLETSLGELAAWVRTAGAIDRGAEMKRQLEERGLVS, via the coding sequence GTGTCAAAAAAGGTACTTATCACAGGTGGCTGCGGCTTCATCGGCCGTTACGTGACGGAAGAACTGCGTGCCGGCGGTTATCAGGTTCGCATTCTCGACGCGCTGATCGACCAGGTGCATGGCGATGCGGAAGCCGCCATTCCCGCCGATGTCGAATTCATTCGCGGCGACGTTTGCGACAAGGATAAGGTGCAGGAAGCGCTGCGGGATGTTGACCTTGTGGTGCATCTCGCCGCCGAGGTCGGCGTCGGCCAGTCCATGTATGAGATTGCCCGCTATGTCGGCGGCAATGACCTCGGCACCGCGGTTCTTCTGGAAGCGATGATCGGCCTTCCGGTGAAGCGCATCGTCGTGGCCTCCTCGATGAGCGTCTACGGCGAAGGCCTTTATGTCGACGAGGCCGGCAGGCGGTTTGGCCAGGTGCGTCGCAAGGCCTCGCAGATCAAGGCCGGCGAATGGGAGGCGAGGGGGCCGAATGGCGAGCATCTGACGCCTGCCCCGACGGATGAGGAGAAGCCGGTTGATCTGGCCTCGATCTACGCGCTGACGAAATATGCGCAGGAGCGCGCCGTCCTGATCTATGGCGAAGCCTATGGCGTGGACGCCACGGCACTGCGCCTGTTCAACGTCTTCGGTCCCGGCCAGGCCCTGTCCAACCCCTATACCGGCGTTCTGGCGAATTTCGCCTCTCGTATTGCCAATGGCCAGCCGCCAATGATCTTCGAGGACGGCCAGCAGAGGCGCGACTTCGTGCATGTCCGCGACGTGGCGCGTGCCTTCCGGCTGGCGCTGGAGAAGCCGCGCGCTTCTGGCCATGTCATCAATGTCGGCAGTGGACAGTCCTATTCCGTTGCCGATGTCGCAAGCATGCTGGCAGAGGCGATGAATGCGCCGCATCTCCAGCCGGACATCATGAACAAAGCGCGCTCCGGCGATATCCGCAACTGCTTCTCCGACATTTCCAAGGCGCGGGAACTGCTTGGTTTCGAGCCGCAGCACCGGCTCGAAACGTCGCTTGGCGAGCTTGCTGCCTGGGTGCGCACCGCCGGCGCCATCGATCGCGGCGCGGAGATGAAGCGTCAACTGGAGGAGCGGGGCCTGGTATCATGA
- a CDS encoding IclR family transcriptional regulator C-terminal domain-containing protein: MRDTDFIGGLAKGLKVIEAFGEAQPRLSITEAAGRAGLDRATARRCLLTLAALGYAAYDGKYFSLTPRILRLGHAYLSAAPLALIVQPFLDRLAEEIGQSASVSVLDGSEIVYLARASQKRVMSINLTAGSRLPAYCASMGRVLLADLPEGEARARLEAETRPALTPRTKTDIGALLEELALIRQQGYAVIDQELEWGLCSIAVPLLNAKGQCVAALNIGAAAAQIPAMDLPSAYLQPLRRIAQQLRPVLP, from the coding sequence ATGCGCGACACGGATTTCATCGGCGGACTGGCAAAAGGCCTGAAGGTCATTGAAGCCTTCGGCGAGGCGCAGCCGCGCCTATCCATCACCGAGGCAGCCGGACGAGCAGGGCTGGACCGCGCAACGGCGCGCCGCTGTCTCTTAACGCTCGCCGCTCTTGGTTATGCCGCCTATGATGGCAAATATTTCTCGCTCACTCCGCGCATTCTCCGCCTGGGCCATGCCTATCTCTCCGCGGCGCCACTGGCGCTGATCGTCCAGCCTTTCCTGGACCGGTTGGCCGAGGAGATCGGCCAGAGCGCCTCTGTCAGCGTTCTGGACGGGTCCGAAATCGTATACCTTGCGCGGGCCTCGCAGAAACGCGTCATGTCTATCAATCTTACCGCCGGCAGTCGCCTGCCGGCCTATTGCGCCTCCATGGGCCGGGTTCTCCTGGCGGATCTGCCGGAGGGAGAGGCGAGGGCGCGTCTTGAGGCGGAAACCCGCCCGGCGCTGACGCCGAGGACGAAAACCGATATCGGTGCGTTGCTGGAGGAACTGGCCTTGATCCGTCAGCAGGGCTATGCCGTGATCGACCAGGAGCTGGAATGGGGGCTTTGCTCGATTGCCGTTCCGCTTCTGAATGCGAAGGGGCAGTGTGTCGCTGCACTCAATATCGGTGCTGCCGCCGCGCAGATCCCGGCGATGGATCTGCCCAGTGCCTATCTGCAGCCACTGCGGCGCATTGCGCAGCAATTGCGGCCGGTTCTTCCGTGA
- a CDS encoding YqaE/Pmp3 family membrane protein: protein MDVIRILFAILLPPVGVFLQVGIGLHFWLNILLTLCGYIPGIIHAIWVIVKK, encoded by the coding sequence GTGGACGTCATTCGCATCCTGTTTGCCATTTTGCTGCCGCCGGTCGGCGTGTTTCTCCAGGTCGGCATCGGCCTGCATTTCTGGCTGAACATCCTCCTGACGCTCTGCGGCTATATTCCCGGCATCATCCATGCCATCTGGGTCATCGTGAAGAAGTAG